The following proteins are encoded in a genomic region of Entelurus aequoreus isolate RoL-2023_Sb linkage group LG01, RoL_Eaeq_v1.1, whole genome shotgun sequence:
- the eif5b gene encoding eukaryotic translation initiation factor 5B produces the protein MGKKQKKYGEDSSKDDDIDTLAAEIEGAGALKESKGKKKKKGVKKEDFDEDDILKELEELSLETRGVTTNDVEVKDENVEPPKAEKKKTRKGKKQSVSPEEDEDNERAAEEEKNGHQVAPEGPSESDEESSSHSRLKNKGGEKEDRGPLDSEDEGEIGKEGACESEEDEELMSRRDKKKNKSKAAKSDDEDEQVEDGGFKMKTAAQKKAEKKERDKKKKEEDRMKQKKLKEKEVKEPEKTLEAPAPEVLPAAATAVDEQEAMDPAAEDEGDKKKKDKKKKKGEKEEKEKKKGPSKAAVKAMQEALAKMKEEEERAKREEEERLRRLEELEQQRLEEERLEQERKEKKKLKDKERKDRLKKDGKPITKAQKEARARAEATLKLLQAQGVEVPSKESLPKKKPVYADKKKKKQVAQTSEVSEVTLPASETLEPVATETEAVTPPVPEPDVRPDAAVDDWEAIASDEEKELKKVHIVVKEEPVGPPQLTASEEDEEDEDEDEEDDEDEDEEEESEEAPVENVQDRKEAVTGQGKKGSVKESEDESSESEDDCMTKEERLYDRAKRRIEKRRAENLKNTDLDSLRSPVVCVLGHVDTGKTKILDKLRHTHVQDGEAGGITQQIGATNVPKETIEDQTKMVKNFDRETIKIPGMLIIDTPGHESFGNLRNRGSSLCDIAILVVDIMHGLEPQTIESINLLKEKKCPFIVALNKIDRLYEWKKSPETDVFATLKKQKKNTKDEFDERSKAIIVEFAQQGLNAALFYDNKDARTFVSLVPTSAHSGDGIGNLIALLVELTQTMLARRLACCQELRAQVMEVKALPGMGTTIDVILINGCLREGETIIVPGVEGPIITQIRGLLLPPPLKELRVKNQYEKHKEVSTAQGVKILGKDLEKALAGLPLLVAHRDDEIPVLRDDLIHELKQTLSCIKLEEKGVYVQASTLGSLEALLEFLRTSKVPYAGINIGPVHKKDVMKASTMLEHDPQYATILAFDVKVERDSQEMADSLGVRIFSAEIIYHLFDAFTKYRDDYKKAKQEEFKHVAVFPAKLRILPQFIFNSRDPIVMGVSIEAGVLRQGTPLCVPSKGFVDIGVVTSIEINHKTVDSAKKGQELCIKIEPIPGESPKMYGRHFEATDILVTKITRASIDALKNWFRDEMQKADWQLIMELKNTFEII, from the exons CTCGAAAGATGATGACATTGATACTCTGGCGGCAGAAATTGAAGGAGCTGGAGCCTTAAAGGAGTCaaaaggaaagaagaagaagaagggagtAAAAAAGGAGGATTTTGA TGAGGATGACATCCTTAAGGAGCTGGAAGAATTGTCCCTGgagactaggggtgtaacg ACAAATGATGTGGAAGTGAAAGATGAGAATGTGGAGCCTCCCAAAGCAGAGAAGAAGAAGACCAGAAAGGGCAAGAAGCAGAGTGTCAGCCCTGAGGAAGATGAAGACAATGAACGAGCAGCCGAGGAGGAGAAGAACGGACATCAG GTGGCACCTGAGGGGCCGTCCGAGTCTGATGAAGAGAGCAGCTCACATTCTCGTCTCAAGAACAAAGGAGGTGAAAAGGAAGACAGGGGACCTTTAGACTCTGAAGACGAAGGTGAGATTGGAAAAGAGGGAGCGTGTGAATCTGAGGAAGACGAGGAGCTCATGTCCCGGagagacaagaagaagaacaagagtaAAGCTGCAAAAAGTGATGATGAGGATGAGCAGGTGGAAGACGGAGGCTTTAAGATGAAAACTGCTGCACAGAAGAAGGCGGAGAAGAAGGAAAGAGATAAAAAGAAAAAGGAGGAGGATAGAATGAAGCAAAAGAAGCTGAAGGAGAAGGAAGTCAAAGAACCAGAGAAGACTTTAGAGGCCCCAGCTCCTGAGGTACTTCCAGCTGCAGCAACAGCAGTGGATGAACAGGAGGCCATGGATCCAGCCGCAGAGG ACGAgggtgacaagaagaagaaggataagaagaagaaaaaaggagaGAAGGAagagaaggagaaaaagaagggGCCAAGCAAGGCAGCAGTGAAGGCCATGCAGGAAGCTCTGGCCAAGATGAAGGAG GAAGAGGAGCGCGCCAAGAGAGAGGAGGAAGAGCGACTCAGAAGGCTTGAAGAGCTAGAACAACAGAGGCTGGAGGAG GAGCGCCTTGAACAGGAGCGTAAGGAAAAGAAGAAACTCAAGGATAAGGAGCGGAAGGACCGTCTAAAGAAGGATGGGAAACCTATTACTAAGGCCCAGAAGGAGGCCCGAGCTCGGGCTGAAGCCACACTCAAACTACTGCAGGCTCAAG GTGTGGAGGTGCCATCCAAAGAGTCTCTGCCAAAAAAGAAACCAGTTTATGcagacaagaagaaaaaaaagcaagttGCCCAAACATCAGAAG TGTCAGAGGTGACCTTGCCAGCATCAGAGACACTCGAACCTGTTGCCACAGAAACAGAGGCAGTGACGCCGCCGGTACCCGAGCCAG ATGTTAGGCCTGATGCTGCCGTAGACGACTGGGAGGCCATTGCCAGCGATGAGGAGAAAG AGTTAAAGAAAGTCCACATTGTGGTAAAGGAAGAGCCTGTTGGTCCACCTCAGCTCACAGCCAGTGAAGAGGACGAGGAGGACGAGGATGAGGACGAGGAAGacgatgaggatgaggatgaggaggaagAAAGCGAGGAAGCCCCGGTGGAGAATGTGCAGGACAGAAAGGAGGCGGTGACAGGCCAGGGTAAGAAGGGGTCGGTAAAGGAGAGTGAAGATGAAAGCAGCGAGAGTGAGGATGATTGCATGACAAAGGAGGAGCGTCTGTACGACCGAGCCAAGAGAAGGATTGAG AAACGGAGAGCAGAGAACCTGAAAAACACCGACTTGGACAGCCTGAGATCCCCTGTTGTATGTGTGCTTGGACATGTGGACACTGGAAAAACCAAGATCCTGGATAAG TTGCGACACACACACGTTCAAGATGGCGAGGCAGGAGGAATCACACAGCAGATCGGAGCTACAAATGTGCCCAAAGAGACAATTGAGGACCAGACCAAGATGGTGAAAaat TTTGACAGAGAGACGATAAAGATCCCTGGGATGTTGATCATTGACACACCAGGACACGAATCCTTTGG AAATCTGAGGAACCGGGGTAGTTCTCTGTGTGACATTGCCATCCTGGTGGTGGACATCATGCATGGTTTGGAGCCACAGACTATTGAATCCATCAATCTGCTAAAGGAGAAGAAGTGTCCCTTCATTGTTGCCCTCAACAAG ATTGACCGTCTGTATGAATGGAAAAAGAGTCCTGAGACAGATGTTTTTGCGACGCTGAAGAAGCAGAAGAAAAACACCAAGGATGAGTTTGATGAGAGGTCAAAGGCCATCATCGTGGAGTTTGCACAGCAG GGTCTCAATGCTGCCCTTTTCTACGACAACAAGGATGCTCGCACTTTTGTTTCGTTGGTTCCCACATCGGCTCACAGTGGCGACGGAATCGGAAATCTCATCGCACTCCTTGTTGAGCTCACTCAGACCATGTTGGCCCGCCGGCTAGCGTGTTGCCAAGAGCTTCGAGCTCAAGTCATGGAG GTCAAAGCTTTGCCTGGCATGGGCACCACCATAGATGTTATCCTGATCAACGGATGCCTACGAGAAGGTGAGACCATCATTGTCCCTGGAGTAGAAGGACCAATCATCACTCAGATCCGTGGACTGCTGCTTCCGCCTCCTCTGAAGGAGCTCCGAGTTAAG AACCAATATGAGAAGCACAAAGAGGTGTCCACAGCTCAGGGTGTTAAGATTCTGGGTAAAGACCTGGAAAAGGCACTGGCAGGACTCCCTCTCCTGGTAGCACACAGAGATGATGAAATACCTGTGCTGAGG GATGATCTTATTCATGAGCTCAAACAAACTCTGAGCTGCATCAAGTTAGAGGAGAAAGGAGTTTATGTGCAGGCATCTACACTGGGATCACTGGAGGCTCTGCTTGAGTTTCTGCGCACATCCAAAGTACCC taCGCTGGCATCAACATTGGTCCAGTCCACAAGAAAGATGTGATGAAGGCGTCCACCATGCTGGAGCATGACCCACA GTACGCTACAATTCTGGCATTCGACGTCAAAGTGGAGAGGGACAGCCAGGAAATGGCTGACAGCCTTGGTGTTCGCATCTTCTCGGCTGAAATAATCTACCATCTTTTTGATGCTTTTACCAAATACCGTGACGACTACAAGAAAGCTAAGCAGGAAGAGTTCAA GCATGTGGCCGTGTTTCCTGCAAAGTTGCGCATTCTTCCTCAGTTCATCTTCAATTCCAGAGACCCAATCGTAATGGGTGTGTCTATAGAAGCTGGTGTTCTACGGCAAGGGACACCACTGTGCGTTCCCAGTAAAGGG tttgtagaCATTGGTGTGGTCACCAGCATCGAGATCAACCATAAGACAGTCGATAGCGCCAAAAAAGGTCAGGAGCTCTGCATCAAGATAGAACCCATTCCTGGAGAGTCGCCCAAGATGTATGGTCGCCATTTTGAGGCCACCGACATTTTAGTCACCAAG ATCACACGAGCGTCCATTGACGCTCTGAAGAACTGGTTCCGAGACGAGATGCAGAAGGCGGACTGGCAGCTAATCATGGAACTGAAGAATACCTTTGAGATCATCTGA